From Catenulispora sp. GP43, one genomic window encodes:
- the gap gene encoding type I glyceraldehyde-3-phosphate dehydrogenase translates to MTRIAVNGFGRIGRNVLRALLERGSDLEVVAVNDLTDPTALARLLAFDTTAGRLGRPVSVDGNVLVVDNRRITVLAEREPAQLPWADLGVDIVLEATGRFTAAKAASAHLAAGAKKVLVSAPSDGADVTLAYGVNTEAYDPTAHTIVSNASCTTNALAPLAAVLDDLAGIEHGFMTTVHAYTQEQNLQDGPHRDPRRARAAAVNIVPTTTGAAKAIGLVLPRLDGKLSGDSIRVPVPVGSIVELNTAVARDVTREDVLAAYREAAQGRLAGILEYSEDPLVSSDIVGNPASSIFDSALTRVEGRHVKVVAWYDNEFGFSNRVVDTLELLAR, encoded by the coding sequence ATGACTCGCATCGCCGTCAACGGCTTCGGCCGCATCGGACGCAACGTGCTCCGCGCCCTGCTGGAGCGGGGCAGCGACCTGGAAGTGGTCGCGGTCAACGACCTCACCGACCCCACCGCCCTGGCCCGGCTCCTGGCCTTCGACACCACCGCCGGACGGCTCGGCCGCCCGGTGAGCGTCGACGGCAACGTGCTGGTCGTCGACAACAGGCGGATCACCGTGCTGGCCGAACGGGAACCGGCTCAGCTGCCGTGGGCCGACCTCGGCGTGGACATCGTGCTGGAGGCCACCGGCCGGTTCACCGCGGCCAAGGCCGCGAGCGCCCACCTGGCCGCCGGCGCGAAGAAGGTCCTGGTGAGCGCGCCGTCCGACGGTGCCGACGTGACGCTGGCCTACGGCGTCAACACCGAGGCCTACGACCCGACCGCACACACGATCGTCTCCAACGCCTCCTGCACGACCAACGCCCTGGCCCCGCTGGCCGCCGTCCTGGACGACCTGGCCGGCATCGAGCACGGCTTCATGACCACGGTGCACGCCTACACGCAGGAGCAGAACCTGCAGGACGGCCCGCACCGCGACCCGCGCCGTGCCCGCGCCGCCGCGGTCAACATCGTGCCGACGACCACCGGCGCGGCCAAGGCCATCGGCCTGGTGCTGCCGCGCCTGGACGGCAAGCTGTCCGGCGACTCGATCCGGGTGCCGGTCCCGGTCGGCTCGATCGTCGAGCTGAACACCGCGGTCGCCCGCGACGTGACCCGCGAGGACGTGCTGGCCGCCTACCGCGAGGCGGCCCAGGGCCGGCTCGCCGGCATCCTGGAGTACTCCGAGGACCCGCTGGTCTCCTCCGACATCGTCGGCAACCCCGCGTCGTCGATCTTCGACTCGGCGCTGACCCGGGTCGAGGGCCGGCACGTGAAGGTGGTCGCCTGGTACGACAACGAGTTCGGGTTCTCCAACCGGGTGGTCGACACCCTGGAGCTGCTCGCGCGCTGA
- a CDS encoding GlxA family transcriptional regulator — translation MVDREVSDADRAAAPARLRRIAVLVLEGAKPLDVGIPAQVFTTRASMPYEVRVCGAAPGLVAGGDGLAYHVAHGLEALAWADIAFIPGYRNPDRDEPPPAVVEALLAAHRRGARLAAISTGAFALAATGLLDGRRATTHWHYTRILARRHPDIRVDENVLFVDEGSVLTSAGAASGIDLCLHILRGDLGVAAANHAARRLVAAPYRSGGQAQYVPRSVPEPLGERFAATREWALHRLGDPLSLETLAEHAAVSPRTFSRRFIEDTGYTPMQWVTRARVDLARELLERSQRSIEQIADDVGLGTGTNLRSHFQRILGTSPSEYRRTFTRGE, via the coding sequence ATGGTCGATCGCGAGGTGTCCGACGCGGACCGGGCCGCTGCGCCGGCGCGCCTGCGCCGCATCGCGGTCCTGGTCCTGGAGGGCGCCAAGCCGCTGGACGTCGGCATCCCGGCGCAGGTGTTCACCACCCGCGCCAGCATGCCGTACGAGGTCCGGGTGTGCGGCGCGGCGCCGGGGCTGGTGGCCGGCGGCGACGGCCTGGCCTACCACGTGGCGCACGGCCTGGAGGCGCTGGCGTGGGCCGACATCGCCTTCATCCCCGGCTACCGCAATCCCGACCGGGACGAGCCGCCGCCGGCCGTCGTCGAGGCGCTGCTGGCCGCCCACCGCCGGGGCGCGCGGCTGGCCGCGATCTCCACCGGGGCCTTCGCGCTGGCGGCCACCGGCCTGCTGGACGGCCGGCGCGCCACGACGCACTGGCACTACACGCGCATCCTGGCCCGGCGGCACCCGGACATCCGCGTCGACGAGAACGTCCTGTTCGTCGACGAAGGCAGTGTCCTGACATCGGCCGGCGCGGCCTCGGGCATCGACCTGTGCCTGCACATCCTGCGCGGCGACCTCGGGGTGGCCGCGGCCAACCATGCGGCCCGGCGGCTGGTCGCGGCGCCCTACCGCAGCGGCGGCCAGGCGCAGTACGTGCCGCGCAGCGTGCCCGAGCCGCTGGGCGAGCGCTTCGCCGCCACCCGCGAATGGGCTCTGCACCGGCTCGGCGATCCCCTGAGCCTGGAGACCCTCGCCGAGCACGCGGCGGTGTCCCCGCGCACGTTCTCGCGGCGCTTCATCGAGGACACCGGCTACACCCCGATGCAGTGGGTCACCCGGGCGCGCGTCGATCTGGCGCGCGAGCTGCTGGAACGGTCCCAGCGCAGCATCGAGCAGATCGCGGACGATGTGGGCCTCGGCACCGGAACGAATCTGCGCTCGCACTTCCAGCGCATCCTCGGCACGTCCCCGAGCGAATACCGGCGCACCTTCACCCGGGGCGAATAG
- a CDS encoding TetR/AcrR family transcriptional regulator, giving the protein MTTSKAAEPRPMRADARRNYERLLTAARAAFAEHGADFSLEDIARRAGVGIGTLYRHFPTRDLLADAVFSEEYEKLTAVARELATAEPPGEALMTWLHTFMVHNAASPGIFRSLMYALKSDETTRLHARLMELKEAGRSLTERAVAAGEVRADADYSDVAMIVCSVARSAQDAGWPPERRDQMFAVIRDGLRPVAGR; this is encoded by the coding sequence ATGACCACCTCCAAGGCGGCGGAACCGCGGCCGATGCGCGCCGACGCGCGACGGAACTACGAGCGGCTGCTGACCGCGGCGCGAGCGGCGTTCGCCGAGCACGGGGCCGATTTCTCGCTGGAGGACATCGCCCGGCGGGCCGGGGTGGGGATCGGGACGCTGTACCGGCACTTCCCGACCCGGGATCTGTTGGCCGACGCGGTGTTCTCCGAGGAGTACGAGAAGCTGACAGCGGTGGCGCGGGAGTTGGCCACGGCCGAGCCGCCGGGCGAGGCGCTCATGACGTGGCTGCACACGTTCATGGTGCACAACGCCGCCTCCCCCGGAATATTCAGGTCCTTGATGTACGCGCTCAAGAGCGACGAGACGACCAGGCTGCACGCCCGGCTGATGGAGCTGAAGGAGGCCGGGCGGTCGCTGACCGAGCGCGCCGTCGCGGCCGGGGAGGTGCGGGCCGACGCCGACTACTCGGACGTGGCGATGATCGTGTGCAGCGTGGCCCGGTCCGCGCAGGACGCGGGCTGGCCGCCGGAGCGGCGGGACCAGATGTTCGCCGTGATCCGGGACGGTCTGCGGCCGGTCGCCGGGCGCTAG
- a CDS encoding SigE family RNA polymerase sigma factor, with product MALTEREEQEFWDFVASRRQHLVRTAYLLAGDHGHAEDFVQDALIRAHRNWRRIERSDQPEVYVRRIIVNLANSWWRRAVRHRTHVAWEPPDRPDEHDGHAAVDREDELWRALATLPAGMRAVVVLRYYEDLSEAETAALLGKSLGTVKSQASRGLVRMREALSESRADVPTR from the coding sequence ATGGCGCTCACCGAGCGTGAGGAGCAGGAGTTCTGGGATTTCGTGGCGAGCCGCCGGCAGCATCTGGTGCGTACCGCGTATCTGCTCGCCGGGGATCACGGCCATGCCGAGGACTTCGTCCAGGACGCGCTGATCCGCGCCCATCGCAACTGGCGCCGCATCGAGCGGTCCGACCAGCCCGAAGTGTACGTGCGCAGGATCATCGTCAATCTCGCGAATTCCTGGTGGCGGCGCGCGGTCCGGCACCGGACGCACGTCGCCTGGGAGCCGCCGGACCGGCCGGACGAGCACGACGGCCACGCCGCGGTGGATCGCGAGGACGAACTGTGGCGCGCCCTGGCCACGCTGCCCGCGGGCATGCGAGCCGTGGTCGTCCTGCGCTACTACGAGGATCTTTCGGAAGCCGAGACCGCGGCGCTGCTGGGCAAGTCGCTCGGCACGGTGAAGAGCCAGGCCTCGCGCGGACTGGTGCGGATGCGCGAGGCGCTGTCCGAGTCCCGGGCCGACGTCCCGACACGATAG